In Pseudomonas nunensis, a single window of DNA contains:
- a CDS encoding GumC family protein, producing the protein MNPKENYLHEFFRIFFANKQLVKRVFLVFAVIALLLPLVLKQSFDITAQVIVQSKKLSQGDATTSLNQENASFIPPSLADMETESNILRSPALIRQTISELRDKGEYTPSPGMLSKLVSEPLKRFVTTPLREYVINPAKAALGMETDPVRDTVLDGLTQEAIDKLKIETLPGSNVISIVYSFGDPAQGTKFVAALLQNYLVSRQELQSIDLPQSFYETKKQQYEVRLDGLEGNRLALLEAIGSSDPREEITFRLNAINTEEQALNLYQDRLLQSQRWLEYLKSSLAAANNSKLNDYTFPYTFTTTVDNVAFEDREIKQMGEALTTQVSRYMNDLAVFQPSSEPMLLTREQISRTRQQFLKVVSNRIQERTSDLAIIGSVIAQKTARIADFKNRIHQLQETQSKLRQMDTEINALHAAFGTYAQRFAESSSARTLDNDLSNARVLSPPFEPTAPAFPKPFLIIPFGLFTGLLLAIALVYVREFFDHRFKHPAQITHELDLPVLLVINEQNMLPSNPHRNWTVPSFVHWVRN; encoded by the coding sequence ATGAATCCAAAGGAAAACTACCTGCATGAGTTCTTCAGGATCTTCTTCGCCAACAAGCAGTTGGTGAAACGAGTCTTCCTGGTCTTTGCAGTCATCGCCCTGCTCTTGCCGCTGGTGCTCAAACAGAGCTTCGACATCACCGCGCAAGTCATCGTCCAATCGAAAAAACTTTCCCAGGGCGACGCCACCACGTCGCTGAATCAGGAGAATGCCAGTTTCATTCCGCCGTCACTGGCGGACATGGAAACCGAGAGCAATATCCTCCGTTCGCCGGCGCTGATTCGTCAGACCATCAGCGAGCTGCGGGATAAGGGCGAGTACACGCCCAGCCCCGGCATGTTGAGCAAACTGGTGTCCGAGCCGCTTAAACGCTTTGTCACCACACCGCTGCGCGAGTACGTGATCAACCCGGCGAAAGCCGCGCTGGGAATGGAAACCGATCCGGTGCGCGACACCGTGCTGGACGGGTTAACCCAGGAAGCCATAGACAAACTCAAGATCGAAACCCTGCCGGGCTCGAACGTGATCTCGATTGTCTATAGCTTTGGCGACCCGGCGCAGGGCACCAAATTCGTCGCGGCACTGCTGCAAAACTATTTGGTCAGCCGTCAGGAACTGCAGTCCATCGACCTGCCGCAGAGCTTCTACGAAACCAAGAAACAACAATACGAGGTGCGTCTCGATGGCCTTGAAGGCAATCGGCTGGCGTTGCTGGAGGCCATCGGTTCGTCCGATCCCAGGGAGGAAATCACCTTCCGCCTGAACGCCATCAACACCGAAGAGCAAGCGCTCAACCTGTATCAGGATCGCCTGCTGCAAAGCCAACGCTGGCTCGAATACCTGAAGTCCAGCCTGGCCGCCGCCAATAATTCCAAACTCAACGACTACACCTTCCCCTACACCTTCACCACCACCGTGGACAACGTCGCCTTTGAAGATCGCGAGATCAAACAAATGGGCGAAGCACTGACCACCCAAGTCAGCCGCTACATGAACGACCTGGCGGTGTTCCAGCCAAGCAGTGAACCGATGCTGCTGACCCGCGAGCAAATCTCTCGCACCCGTCAGCAGTTCTTGAAAGTGGTGAGCAACCGCATTCAGGAACGTACCAGCGACCTGGCGATTATCGGCTCGGTGATCGCGCAGAAAACCGCACGCATCGCTGACTTCAAGAACCGCATTCACCAGTTGCAGGAAACCCAGAGCAAGCTGCGGCAGATGGACACCGAGATCAACGCCTTGCACGCAGCGTTCGGCACTTACGCTCAACGTTTCGCCGAAAGCAGCTCGGCCCGCACGCTGGACAACGACCTGTCGAACGCCCGGGTGCTCAGCCCGCCGTTTGAACCGACCGCCCCGGCGTTTCCCAAGCCGTTCCTGATCATTCCGTTTGGTCTGTTCACCGGTCTGTTGCTGGCGATTGCCCTGGTCTACGTGCGTGAGTTCTTCGATCACCGCTTCAAACATCCTGCGCAAATCACCCATGAACTGGACCTGCCGGTGCTGTTGGTGATCAACGAGCAGAACATGTTGCCGAGCAATCCGCACCGCAACTGGACCGTGCCGAGCTTCGTGCATTGGGTGCGCAATTGA